The Anopheles gambiae chromosome 2, idAnoGambNW_F1_1, whole genome shotgun sequence genomic sequence ACGAACGATCTTCGATTTCACATAAACGAACGACGCAAACACTCACCTTGCTGATGGAGAATATCAAAACCCGGCACGTTTGATTGCATTTCCTGCACAAAACATTATTACACGGCACAGCTGGTGTGTTACTCACTGGCGCACTTCACTGCACTGCATCTGCGGGGTTTACACAAACTCAATTCGCTTGCCGTGGGATGGATGATCACGATCATTGCACGGCCATCAACAATTGCCAAAGCCCCGAACCCGCGGGCTGACGATTTACGAAATACGGTGATGGCAAATAGTACGGCAAATGAACACACAAACCTCCTCCGGACTCGAACAAACTCACATTCTGCTGAATCTGCACGTACGAAATGTCTCGCGATCAGCGTTTCcaaaacgaacacaaaacCAAGCTGCCCCGTGGATCACGAATCGTTTGGGCGTTCGCATAACACACAGCAACCGCGGGGGATAGTCGATGCGGAAAAAGGgcgaaccaaacaaaaaaaagatacacaacacacacaacctaaCTATCGGtagcacaacaaaacaaacccgcGTGCGAGACACGTTCACTTGCGCGTTGCGCGAAGAAGAGTGACGGACGGGCGCGCGTACACGGGCGCAAAGCTGGCGCGGTCGCGATCGTGTGGAGTAAGTCGTGTATTTTttgcctcttcttcttctttttcttcctcttccttttcCTCACCTCCCGTTGGCTATTAACCTTCTATAGATATTTTTGTTGACGTTGTTGCGGATTCTCCGGCGTGCTCTCGCGGTGGTGTGTGAATCGATTGCGCGGTACGCGTCGTGCATGTATGCGTTCGACGGAGCGGGAGGAAACCGGCGCGCGTGtgagagagcgtgtgtgtgcgcgcgcgcatcGATCGCAAGTAAAGATCGCCGCAATACTAAACCAACGGTGTACCGATACTGAgcataaaaagagaaaaagtttTCGAGATTCGATTCCGAAAGCAATTCCGCTGGACTCGCCCTGAAAACCCTCCCGCCTCCCCTCATTCCCCTCCTCCGGCGCTGGATAGGCATCCCTCTACCCATTTGCGTGGGGGCCACCTTTCCCCGTCCTTTCCATGGGGCGGTGGCGACCGGGGCCGCAGCATCGCGCGCACCGCGTAAATGCGCGCTCATCTCGCTCACCGTTGCGCGAGAAACGAAAAAGCGAGcgcgcgagagaaagagagcgagtaGGAGCGGATGTTAATGGTAACGGGCGCAACCGGTCAATGCATCTCGTTCCTTTTGCCACCACTTAAACGCGGCACCGTCTCGTTCGACTTCACTAGTTTGATCGCTTCATGGTACACGGACCAAAGGACAAGCGAGGCTGGAGGAGCTGGATTGCGtcgatctctctctttctctctctttctctctcgctcccgtGATCACCCTCTCTTGTCTCTTAGCCTCTTCTCTCTAATTATTTGCTcacactttttttcttttcttctcttcgtCGCCATGGAAATGCCACGCTGCAGCGGAGATTCGATCAATTCACGAGATTCTTCACTCAACATCCCTTCACTTGCCGCCCTGTTTTGGCGCCGCCATCATGGGCTGAAAACGTGTGAGCAGGATCGAATGACGCTCCTACCGGTCTGTGCGCAAGTACGAGCGAGActgaacgaaaacaaaaccaactcATGGGACCGATTCCCCGTTAGAAAGCAGGACAGGGATGGTATGGGAACCATGTTCCGCTGCTGCAGGAGACGTCTGTTTCAGCAGTCAGTACGAAAGCCGAGAAAGCGATCGATGAGCATGGCGATGCTGCTAGAAGACATCGTGCTCCAACCGCGCAGGCCTGCTCATTGCTTCACATGCAACACAGCCCTCTGGGATGGTTGTGGCTCTTTATGGCCATTTATGCTCTCTTAAATAAGGCATGCTGAATGGGCATACTTTCTTCctacgcacacatacatacacactgctTGCATTCATTATTCTCTGCCGAGCGCTGGCCCACTTGATGCACTGCTTGATCGTTTGCAGCATACTTGTGCGGTGTGCTTTTCTCATTACTGGTTGCATCTCAACGTGTCGAACGAAGTTGATCAATTATTATCAGGTAAGGAAATGTCTAACAAAAGAAGCAGATTTCTATAGTGCGTTGAGGATGCATGCAATTAAGCTGAAGCGATTTAGTCAAAATaagatttaaataaatgatcAGGTAATTTGTTGCATTCAGACTTTGGTAATTCATTTTCAAAGTCTTTCTTTGCTTCAACATTTTAATCTCAGTTTAATCACTTCCACAGATGGCAGCGCTGCTATTTTAAAGAATTTTTAGGATCAAGGTCCATTAAAATTTGAGCACATCATATTGATCCGTAGATCTGGTTGCGAATCATTCTTCAGATCATTCAAAGTATGTGTCCGACTTACTCCACACTTGTTCCAGCTAAGGTATCTTGCGACCTTCGTACGTGGAAGGCTTCGTCCAGAACTCAGCAGATTTTGGAGCCTGTAGTAGTCACGGTTCCCGTTAACAATGTGCGTACATATGGTGTCGTTGTATTTCCCAACAGACGTCCTTTCCTGCATTCATCTGCCTTATTGGTTTAACAATTCCTATGATTTTAATGTTCTGtgttgtgcttttgtgtgttacATTATCGTTTAAGTACTAATACACTGTTCTGTTCACTTATTCGATTTTTGATAGACTCCATACGCTTCCCTATGCGTTGCACTTTATACCGAGGACAGTTCACCTGTGGGATCACCTTGAGTTCCGAATTAGGTGTTTACTGTGTAGACTGCTGTTTTTTGCAAATCGAGATCAATATGCCACACTATGTCTCCTTCAACAAAATCGTGGACTGTCCAGTTTTGCTCTCATTGTTGTAGTTGTCCTAGTTAGGCAGGACGCGTCTTGCTCCGTATGCATTCTACTGCTCAGCCCCAGACTTCCTTAGGCTCGCATCTTTCAATGTGAAAAATTCTCACTACTGTCTGTAGTGTGTTTGTTACATCTAGGATCTACAGCCTCAAACTTCTGACtggttcttcttcttatttgacGCAAAAACCGTTGTCGATCTAGGTCTGCTTTAATCCATAATGGGATTGAATATCAGTGACTCACTGATCACACATAAATCAAGAagtgcatgttgttaagtcgtgtaAATTGACAACTCTACATGTAAcggggccggtctggtggtacagtcgtcaagtagtacgactcaacaacatgcccgtcatgggttcaagctccgaatagaccgtgcccccataggtaggactgactatcctgctatggtaacaataagtcactcaAAGCTAAGCTCATTTCGCTAGTGGGTGCAGGcaagccttgaccgacagcggttgttgtgccaaagaagaagaagaagaagaagacatgTAACGGAGCCGGCCCCTATTTTGAAAATTCATGTAGTAGTTGGCTTGTCTGGGAGCAGACAAGTAGACTTAATCTTTGACCTGAGTACTTAAATACGGCTTAAGTTGTGAGTAATTAAGGTTAGCTTATGTTGACTGCTCCATATATCTGTGAAAGGTTTTTAcagacaataaaaaatatatacattttgaacatttgaagcaaaagaaaacttcaaaaacattttcaagattaacattgtttttatcttttacaGTAGAACAAAGATAATTCGCTCTCAGGTTCATTGGATCTCTGATACTCATTGttctattttaatttaatttcaaatgtAGTATAGTTCACTCTAAGCAGCTACAACTCTCGGCTGCATATTTTGATTTAAAGAAAAAGATTTAATTGTAATAAAGAATTTCTTTGTAAGCCACACATAGAAAAATGGCAATTGACAGAAAATCCGGTAAACGATGCAACGAAGCTGTTCAAACTGTTCTCGAACCCCATGGTGGGATCATCATTTGTTCAGTGTAAATCAACTCGTCGTCAAAAGTAGCCATACTCTGTCATGCAAGTCACCATAACCCTCCTCGGTTGCCGCTGCTTTGTCGCTTTTTCCAAATCCAAATTGCAGATCGTGGCATTCCCAGAGTTTGtaaagcaacacacactcaGCATCATCACAACATCCAACATCACGAGAAAACGACGGCACATCTTCTTCTGCCGTTGTGCAACCACTCGGGGCATTCCAGGAGTGGGATCATAAATTGTTCACACTCGTAGCTGTTGCTATTCACACCATTTTCGACAATCAGGCGGGTCTCGCAAGATTGCGCTTCGTTTAATTTCCCATCGCGGGCCGGCTCGATGCTGCTCGATGCGTCTGCGGGGGAACATACCCAGAACGCTCCCGTTGTTATCATTATGCGTCGGAAATGGGACCGATATTGGGTTAACGTGGGCACACTGTTGTTTCGTGGAGGTGTCTGTCACGGTCAAAAAGCATGCCGCCCGATCAGGGTTCACTTTTGCGATCTAGCAACACTTTAGATCGGGGGTTTAATCGTCTGCGTGCGTGGGTGCAAGAGAAACGATGGCGTGCTTGAGGCAGATAAAGCATCGCTCGTCGGGAAGAGGCAGTACAGATACGGCCATCCGACATGGCCACCACCAAATAACCCTTCGCGATAGAcggaaattaaatttcaaaaccaaGAGCGGCTGGCGAGGGCGGCTCATGTATGACATCTTCGAAAATAGCAGCAGCATTCCCCCTTTACGACGGCATGTAGCGTATCGTGGCATGTGGCCGTTGGAAAACCAAATGAGTCAGCCGCTCACGCACCATGACCGCTGGTGGAACGCATTCTCGTTTTGGTGTTATAATTTTAAACTCGTCCGGGGGTGGGTGCTGCTCCATTTTTGGTCCGCACAACACATTGCGCTGGTTCTCTTCTGGCTGCCCAAGCTATGAGCTGGTGTTGTTTCCAAATATTTTCACATTTATGAGTCAACAATTTCCCATCATCCATCAGCTGGGGAAACATAATCGTGCGATGCTCGGCGTTGAAACAATCCATCCGCCCTTTGTTGTGCTAGCTGCGGTGCTGGGGTAAGGTAGAGTTTGTGTATTTAATGAACtgattttgctatttttggaTTTGGAAGCGTAGATTTATGCTGCCCATCGACCAATACAAGTCGCAGGAAGTAATATATTGTGTAGGATAAATCTTCAAGCCACCTCATCGATCAGTTGTTCTTCACTCATCCGTTCACTAAACTAATTCTCAGCTCTGCTTTGAATTCTCGGCGACTCTCTTTCAACGTATCCTTCTAGTTTTAATAATTGGTGGCAAAACCCAGATTAATATGTtacaaaaggaaagaaaaattaCGTTGCTGAGCTTACGTAGCACTAACTTTTATCTCGGGCGACAACCGACAAAATACCACGATATGTTTTCGGAGATGATTGAATTAATCTCACGTTATCATGATCTTCTGCTTCGCTACTAGAGGCAGATGAATCCATACTCTCCATAGCGGCTTTGGCAGGTTGCTTCTGCAGGATGTTGTCCTCATCGTTTAAATCTTTCACCTCACCGTCTCTCGACAAGTTCAGTGGTTCACATGATTTTGGAGAATAATTCCGCTCATTACACGGTTCGTCTTCGTTCACTGCAACAACGCAATCATCTACCCTACCGTACGTTTTGTAGGTCGATGGCACATCCTCCTCCGGGATACTATCGGTGGGCAGTACAATTTCCTTCTGTACTATCATTCGCCCACGGAGCATACCATGGCGCAAAAGTTCTTCCTCCTCGCGCGAATACTGAACGTAAGCGTCGGTATTGTCCTTTTCATCCTCCGTCCACAACGACCACTGCCGGTTCGCGGGGTACCAACGGGCGCCCAGGACGCAAGGATAGACAACGAAAAAGACGCTATTCACGAGAAGCTGCTTCGTTctgaaatcaaaacaaatggtGCTCAAGGGTGAGAGTGCTCTTTTACCATGACATGAGTTAATTCATATAATAAATCGCTTTTTGAATAAATACACCCTATAAACCTATGCCGCGTGACTTTGAGGTGTGCGGAGgatatctatctatctatttGCCTTTCATTATAAAGCAACGGGTATATGCATACGTACCTGCACGACTCGTGATACCGAAGGGATGGGTGTAAATCGTCATATCTCCACTCTCCGATCGAGGGCCAATAAAATGATAGTGCCGCCTTCGCGATACCTTTCGCAAACCAGCGTCATTAAAGGGTGCGATAGAAAAAGGTGTTACACAGTAATAAAATGCATGAATAAACAGAAATGGCTGATTTTGTTCAGTATGTGCCGATAAGAGTGAAAGGACTAAAGCCACCTAGAGCGGTATCAAATCAAGGATTGATTCCGTCAAGCTGAGTATTAGCAACAAAGAAAGGACATCTATTAAATCGGTtcaaatatattaaaatagTTACAATCAGAATAATGGCTTACCTACAAATAGCAGAAGCAGGAAACAATTCCATATCCATTCCAAAACTGTCATTATCAACTTGTTTAGGGGAATATTTTTGGAAATCAGCAAGTTTTTTCCACGATTGCTTGAAACCTGTACGATTAAACAACGTTTGCGTTAATGAAGGGGTGCAaagtttgtgtttatttttttacatttaagtATGCAAATATGCTGGGCTGGGCATGCACACGATTAAACTAGGTAATGTAACATTGATTGTGCTACAGTACATCGGATTTATAACACGAATAGTAGATGAGCAAGCAAAATCATACGCTAATCTACCACTCATAGGATATTGGTGCTTTGTTAGAAATAATCATTTCGTATTAAATCAAAATTTCAGGAGTGTTTTTCAACTCCTTTAAACGACAAACTTTGTTTTCTCGTGTTACATACTAATTGTTACACTAAACTGCAAGCATTCAATACAAAATGTAATTCACTAAGTGTTTTTCCATGCAATGGAATTTAAAGCAATACATGTACACTTTGTACAGTACAGcgtttgaaaatttatttgtttacttatttaatcatttatttattgatatttCAAGGACGGATCGAAAGAAtgtcaaaaaaataattaaaaaagaaatcattaaACAAATACACTGCCTACCataactatatggacagttgtttttttttcgttttgcggAATATCAGGAAGACATCGATAAAAACAGTAAATGTATgatttgtatatttttaatagCAGTTTAATAGAACATTGATGCTGGAGTAAGTGATGGGaggtaaaaaaaattatcaggTTATGATTATAACAACATGCccttcatgggttcaagtctcgaatggaccgtgtccccatacaTAGAACTGACTATACTGATAtgggtaaataaataagtcaTTCAAAGTCAAACGCACTAGTGgtataggcaggccttgaccgacagtgttgcaaagaagaaaagaaaattacaTTCCTTAACTAATTATGTAACAATAGCAAAAAATTGAATTCTGCTGAAAAAACGTTGTTGAAGGTTTTGCGTCGCTAGTATCTGATCGGATCAGTTTTGAACCGTTATTCATTAAATTGGTAAGGCTCTCATGGcaatttgaaaatattgtttgaatATTTGGTTTGATCATctggtaacaaaaaaaaaacaaagattttgctaatttaatattttttacattaacaGGTTGATAAAACTTCCATAAACTCTTATACTTTATAAAACTCATAAAGCCCCTAAAATTTGTATTGAATCAATACTTTTTATAAATcgttaaaaatgttttttttttctgtaaacCCCTactaaaatatattatttgtatttttggaCGATTTTGAAATGCATTTATTAATACAAACAACCTATTTTTTGACATGTATTTCTAGTTTTGATACGAtccttcgtttttttcttaataAGTCATATAATaatggttatttttttttaaatcacaaaGATGTGAATATCATTTTGTAGAAATCATACATTTACTCTTCCGGATTTCCGTACattgagaaaaaaagactgtccatatagttacAGCAAGTGATGTATGATAATATAATTGAGTAAACTGATGAAGTATGACATAAGTTGATCAATTAATAACAATTAAAAGCaagtaattaaaaacaaagttgAATAAAAATCTTTATCGGTGTTTTACATGGCATCAATTTGTATGTTAATAAGATGGGACCATATCATACAAATCCTTTATCAAAACAATCGTACAATTcataatttgtttgttattttgtccAGGAAAAGCGATGATAATAAACATAGCTCTACTCGTACTGAATATTTTCAGCTTTTTTGTATTAGTGAGTGAAAAAAATAGcattttaaatagaaaatactACAGCTAATTATATTGAATTAAGCCTTATTGCATGTTACAGCATTGAATTATATATGTGTACAATTATATAGTATAGAGCAGGGGTCTTCAAACTCTTCAGTTCATGGGCCTCATT encodes the following:
- the LOC133391203 gene encoding uncharacterized protein LOC133391203 — protein: MTVLEWIWNCFLLLLFVGIAKAALSFYWPSIGEWRYDDLHPSLRYHESCRTKQLLVNSVFFVVYPCVLGARWYPANRQWSLWTEDEKDNTDAYVQYSREEEELLRHGMLRGRMIVQKEIVLPTDSIPEEDVPSTYKTYGRVDDCVVAVNEDEPCNERNYSPKSCEPLNLSRDGEVKDLNDEDNILQKQPAKAAMESMDSSASSSEAEDHDNVRLIQSSPKTYRGILSVVARDKS